The genomic DNA CCACCGCACACAGAAACAACAGCAGATCGAACGCCCCCGCACCTGGAGAGAACTCAGGAAAACCAGGAAGCAATGGCAACAATTTGCTCTGGTGGGAAACTATTTGTAATCGGAGTTACTAGCGCCTTGCCGCTCAGGAGGTTTGCGGGGGCTTTGGTTTGAGTTTCCTGTTGTTAATCGGAGAGAGGGCTTGTGTAATAGACGAGTGTTTTTTGAAGTGAATTCTCAAATAGAGTGCTCGGTAATTTCAGGATAGAGACTTATGTCAGAACCAGCGGAGATCATTGAAGATTTGAACCTGGGCGAGTTGGAAGCGCAGTTCCGGCCCAGTCGTTTGCATCAAGCGGCGGGCTATATCATGGTGGTGCTGATCTTCGGGTGTGGAAGCTATTTTCTGATTTATTGTGCGACAAAATTAATCAGGCAGCACGATCGTCTTCCCGGTATCGGTGGGAAAGGAGAGACACTGTTTTCGTTAGGCTTTGGTTGCGTTTTTGGAATCGGAATGATGGTTGCCAGTATTTTCTTATTGCGCTGGCTACGGTCGGTTGCTTCCTTGAGCGTATTCCTGGGGGAAAACGGTTTTTGTGTCATTCGTGATCAGCGAGTTGAAGTTTATACCTGGGATCAGATTCGCTGGGTGCTGGAAACTGTAAGTATTGAAAGCCCCCCTCTGCTGGTCCCGCCGCTGAATCGTATTCTGCCCAAGACTACGAGTCGCAGTTTTATTATTTATCGGTATGACGGTACTGAATTTGGATTCGATAGAAGTTATCTCAAGGATCACTATGTCTTCGCGGATCTGGTGAAACAGAAAACAGATCAGCTTGGGATTTTCTGGAAGATCGTTGAAGTTCGCGATTAGTGATGCGATCTCCTGGTACTGATGGACGAGCTATTTAGACCGGACACATGGCACCCGGTGCGTCGGAAGGGATTGGGGAGATGGATGTGGATTGTTTGGTTGGTCTGAGACCTCTTGTTGCCTGCGGCAATCCCGGATTTTATCCGGGACCACCCGGTGGTTGTGAGGGGAATGGGTTCTGTTGCTGGTTGGTGGGTTGGTTGTTTGATCGATTACCGGCGGCTAGCGCCTAGCCGCTCAGGAGGTTTGGTAGATGTGGGGTTTGTTGGTGTGGGGATGTGCGATCCCCTGGCACTGTTGGACGTACCAACAGATGGCAGTCGGTGGGGGTTCATCTGGTGCTGTTGGGGAGTGTTATGTGGTTGTTTGTTGCGCGGCGGGCGGACACGTGGGTCCGCACCCTACGGTTGGGGTTGGGGAGATGAGTGTGGATTGTGTGGTTGAGCTGGGACCTCTTGTTGCCTGCGGCAATCCCGGATTTCATCCGGGACCACCCAGGGGTTGTGAGGGGAATGGGTTTTGTTGCTGGTTGGTGGATTGGTTGTTTGATCGATTACCGGCGGCTAGCGCCTTGCCGCTCAGGGGCTTGGGTTTCCTGGTTAATCGACTACGGTTGTCATGGGGCCTACGGCGGCGGTGGTGCTGTGGCCGAGGGGGTATTTTTTCAGGAGTTCCTGGATGTCGTCCAGTGAGATGTTGTTTAAGAGTTCGAGATCGTCGGCGACGGAGTAGTACTTCTGGCGGTAGACCCAGTTGCCTCCCAGGGAGGAGAGGCGGCCCATGGGGCGTTCGCTGCGGAGGACCAGTCGCGAGGCGAGTTTGTTTTTGGCGCGGTCCAGTTCTTCCTGGGTGATGCCATTCTGGTTCACGTCGTCGAAGATCTGCTGGATCAACTGGAGGTTACTTTCAATCAGATCAGGTTCGGAACAGAGATAGGTCAGCCAGGTGCCGCTGCCGTCGTATTCGTTGAAGCCGATCTCGGCGGATTCGGCCAGGCCGGGGTCGACCAGCTTCCAGTACAGGCGGCTGTTGGAGTCGTCGCCGATGACGACCGCGAGGATTTCTGCGGGGAGTCGCAGGATGTCGCGGGCGGAAGGAGCCGGAGCGAGCTGCATGATGTGCTGCTGCTGGGTCTTCTTCTCGGTGATGATCTGCGTGCCGGTTTTGGGCTGGGCTTCGTCGGTGGGACGGTCTGTCTGTCCGCCGGGCCAGTGGTCGCAGAATTTGTGTGCGAGCTCGAGGACCTTGTGCCAGTCGGCGTTGCCGGCGACCGCGAGGGTGAGGTTACCGGCGAGGTAATGTTTCGCGTGGTAATCGCGCATCTGCTCTGCGGTGAGGTCGGTGATGGACTGTACGGAACCGAGGATGCTCTGTCCCAGCGGGTGGCCCTGGAAGTGGGCCTGCATCACTTTTTCGTAGGCGGTGAAGCTGTGCAGGTCGTCGTACATGCCG from Gimesia sp. includes the following:
- a CDS encoding pitrilysin family protein: MIFHETKLDNGLQIIAELNPNAHSLAIGYFVRTGSRDETADVSGVSHFLEHMAFKGNEKYTADDVNRIFDEIGANYNASTSEEITLYYGSFLPEYIDTAMELLSTLIHPSLRQDDFDMEKKVILEEIGMYDDLHSFTAYEKVMQAHFQGHPLGQSILGSVQSITDLTAEQMRDYHAKHYLAGNLTLAVAGNADWHKVLELAHKFCDHWPGGQTDRPTDEAQPKTGTQIITEKKTQQQHIMQLAPAPSARDILRLPAEILAVVIGDDSNSRLYWKLVDPGLAESAEIGFNEYDGSGTWLTYLCSEPDLIESNLQLIQQIFDDVNQNGITQEELDRAKNKLASRLVLRSERPMGRLSSLGGNWVYRQKYYSVADDLELLNNISLDDIQELLKKYPLGHSTTAAVGPMTTVVD